One candidate division KSB1 bacterium DNA segment encodes these proteins:
- a CDS encoding tetratricopeptide repeat protein → MRSSRDLHLILLCIIPLVSYYQVFAEIKFSSREFYRQGLLLASEGKTESAIDAFKTAVKKDGKFADAYHQLGLAYIKIGTIESRKQATFALKRALKLDKMNIQYHLDMAKLSLKKGMKGEAKKNFEKALKLDPAIAEAYYHLGLLKEQEMLWYKDLISPQDEGILFTFNKYANEDLRDAKKYFAKAIESDQDFALAYYHLALIQFELSDYSAMADNLEKALEVQPDNKDFYLFLGSAYHRMNDYFLANQNFDFAKHYMSDEEFSLFESVSTVLEPEENKQYTALNLIKKNDYQRKFWKQRDPLFMTEFNERVLEHYSRFAYANLRFGYPEKGIVGWKTDQGKAYIRFGPPKSKFRTRPKLNSTLNSGGGYPIVPSQENWNYADFNLVFEDETLNRRYKFKRHLDPDQDSKLIFEQLIKQVPESYELDIEGSPFKIPHQITQYMGENGQTKIALDFGIPRDKVTLNYANVYLKKGFFVFDADWNDIAKKVESRRIPLSDQLGVKGSPFIIDRHEFQLAPESYKISLELVDESSGNIGKFRRELNVRNFDPNRLEISDLLLADNIQADSSSQDENANLKILPNLFRRFAPGQSIFVYFESYNLDLDEGGFSHYTVETILRSVKSQKNAFAKFAASVGGLFGLGNAKQTEVSTLYEYQGNSTMEPTHSSVRLADTKPGQYILVIRVKDIQSNKTVEKSITFEIVKHTNKKG, encoded by the coding sequence ATGAGATCTTCACGTGATTTGCATTTAATCCTGCTTTGTATCATACCGCTTGTTTCTTATTATCAAGTCTTCGCGGAAATCAAATTTTCCAGCCGTGAATTCTATCGCCAGGGTCTGCTGCTTGCCAGTGAGGGAAAAACAGAATCTGCAATCGATGCCTTTAAAACCGCTGTTAAAAAAGATGGTAAGTTTGCCGATGCTTATCATCAACTCGGTCTTGCCTATATAAAGATCGGTACGATTGAAAGTAGAAAGCAGGCTACCTTCGCTTTGAAGAGGGCGTTGAAGTTGGATAAAATGAATATCCAATATCATTTGGATATGGCCAAGCTTTCATTAAAGAAAGGAATGAAAGGGGAAGCGAAAAAGAACTTTGAAAAAGCTTTAAAGCTTGACCCTGCAATTGCCGAAGCTTACTACCATCTCGGTCTTTTAAAAGAACAGGAGATGCTTTGGTACAAAGATTTGATTAGTCCGCAAGATGAAGGAATACTCTTTACTTTTAATAAATATGCAAATGAAGATCTGCGCGATGCAAAGAAATACTTTGCAAAGGCCATTGAGTCAGATCAGGATTTTGCCTTAGCTTATTATCATTTGGCGCTCATCCAATTTGAACTTTCTGATTATTCTGCCATGGCAGACAACCTTGAAAAAGCGCTCGAAGTTCAGCCCGACAATAAAGATTTTTATCTTTTTCTCGGATCGGCTTATCACCGGATGAATGATTATTTTTTAGCGAATCAAAACTTCGACTTTGCCAAGCATTATATGTCCGACGAAGAATTCTCTCTTTTTGAGTCTGTGTCTACCGTTTTGGAGCCCGAAGAAAACAAACAGTATACTGCTTTAAATTTGATTAAAAAAAACGATTACCAGAGAAAATTTTGGAAGCAGCGGGATCCCCTTTTTATGACAGAATTTAATGAGCGAGTGCTGGAACACTACAGTCGCTTTGCTTACGCCAATTTGAGATTTGGCTATCCCGAAAAAGGGATAGTGGGTTGGAAAACGGATCAAGGAAAAGCGTACATTCGCTTTGGTCCACCCAAATCAAAATTTAGAACCCGTCCCAAACTAAACAGTACTTTAAACAGCGGCGGTGGTTATCCAATTGTTCCTTCTCAGGAAAATTGGAACTACGCAGATTTCAATCTGGTTTTCGAGGATGAAACTTTAAATCGTCGTTATAAATTTAAGCGGCACTTGGATCCTGACCAGGATTCCAAGCTCATTTTTGAACAACTAATTAAACAAGTTCCCGAGTCCTATGAACTTGACATCGAAGGCTCCCCTTTTAAAATTCCCCATCAGATAACTCAATACATGGGTGAGAATGGGCAGACAAAAATAGCATTGGATTTCGGAATCCCTCGTGATAAAGTCACGCTTAACTACGCCAATGTTTATTTAAAAAAAGGATTCTTTGTCTTTGATGCCGATTGGAATGATATCGCAAAAAAGGTTGAGAGTCGAAGAATCCCCTTAAGTGATCAGCTTGGTGTTAAGGGTTCACCATTCATAATTGATAGACACGAGTTTCAACTTGCGCCGGAGTCGTATAAAATTTCCCTCGAACTGGTGGATGAAAGTTCAGGTAACATTGGTAAATTCCGCCGGGAATTAAATGTACGAAACTTTGATCCGAATCGTCTGGAGATTAGCGATTTACTGCTGGCGGATAATATTCAAGCAGATTCATCCTCTCAGGACGAAAACGCGAATCTTAAAATACTTCCAAACCTTTTTCGCAGATTCGCGCCCGGACAATCGATTTTTGTATATTTTGAATCTTACAACCTCGACCTGGATGAAGGCGGCTTCTCACACTACACCGTTGAAACCATTCTTCGATCGGTCAAAAGTCAAAAGAATGCATTTGCAAAATTTGCTGCGAGTGTTGGCGGACTTTTTGGATTGGGTAACGCCAAGCAGACGGAAGTCAGTACTTTATATGAATACCAGGGGAATTCGACCATGGAACCGACGCACAGTTCTGTGCGTTTAGCTGATACAAAACCCGGTCAGTATATTTTGGTGATTCGTGTAAAAGACATACAAAGCAATAAAACTGTTGAAAAGAGTATCACATTTGAAATAGTTAAACACACAAATAAAAAAGGATGA